In the genome of Chelmon rostratus isolate fCheRos1 chromosome 12, fCheRos1.pri, whole genome shotgun sequence, the window AGCTAGCTCATGCGCTCAATACTGTGTGTGGCATCCATTATAATCTAATGTTCACACACACTAGAATAATAAAAAGCTAGAATTGATTTGTAAACATTTCTGAACACATTAAGtgtcacaaatgtttttttctccacaaaaaaaaacaataaaaaaagcgCTGTATTTCCCAGACACTATTCTGCAAAAATGCTCCATTAAAACTGGTGCAGCGAATAGGAAAACAGAGCGCCTTTCTGCAGACCGCACACAGTaagcaacacatttcagatgtGCATCATTATCCTGCAGACAGTGACGCTCAGATAAACAGGCCACATGTCTGCTCTCCAAAACTCACCTCACTTCATCCTTCACATTGCCCCAGTTGTTTGAGCCACTGCCGCTGCGCTTCTCCTCACTTTTCAGATTGCTGGAGCAAACAGAaaggaaagcacacacacacatcacacactgtttgtGGCCTAAAAATACTCAGACTACAATGAACAGTAACTCTGAAGCCAACAACAACCCTTGACCTCAAGTGTGTTTTCAAAAGTAGCTTAATGTACATGATTTCGATGGGAAAGAGCGCTGTTGATCCTAATCTGAGACCTCATTATTCAGTGTTAAGCACCACCGCCATCATGCATTTAACGGTGTCACCTGGTCCTGCAACCTTTGGCAGGTAAGGAGCTCTAGAATGCATCTCTGGATAATAAACACTTGAGAATGGGCTGCTGCGAAGGAGTCATTTCTATTTCTGGATCCACTGGTCTGCTAAGGTCCCAGAGTCCAGGACTGACTCACGATTTGTCACTGCCGCTGTGTCTGTCAAAGTCTCGCTTCCCACGGGAGTCAAAGCCGTCTCCTCGGCCCATGCCCCGTCCTCTTCCACCACGCCCACCCCGGCCACCACCACGCCCTCTCGGGGGCCTGTCTCCAGAAGGCCTGATGGGACACAAACAGACGCTGAATGAGGCAGAAAAAGCTTGTGTGACGCACGTGCATGTATCTGCTCTGGACGTCAGAGTCAGAGCGGTCAGGCTTAATAAAAACAGACGGCTGTGCTGTGGAGGTTCAGTGAGCTTTACAGATTGTATATCAAACACCCCCCGCACACATGTTGGTGTGATGGCGGCAGACAGCCTTGAGCTTATCAGTATGTGCTCTTTGTCGTTCATCACGGCTACTCACTTGTCTGTGGAGAACTCTCCACCGCCCTCAGGCTTGTCCTCATTGGGCTTCTCGAAGCGGCGCTCGCGGGGAGGCCTCCGGTCCGGCCTCTTGTCTCCGGTTCGCCCTTCGCCCTGCCCGCCCTGATGCTGGGAACCTGGCTGGCCCTGCTGGTCTGGTCTTCGGCCAACCCGCCTGATACCTGATAAACACAGAAGCAAGAACAAAGGACTGAACACCTCCAGGAGACAGTCATTTCTGCTGTTGTGATCATTTCATGATGTAGCGTTTGTGCCTGTGTCAGCAGTAGTTTAAACCGCGTTCGTGCAGGAACGAACCAGCTGTCATGCAAACTAACCATATAAGCTCCTGATCTGTCTGAGCAACCACCATCACTACTGAGTACCAGCGGGCCTCGCTGTGCATTAACTCGGTGGAGTTTGTGAACTCAGTTTGAGGACCACGCTTAAAAACACTAAAGTTAACAGTGAGAGGAGGAACCATGAGTCCAAACAAAGAGCCGTGCGTCCAGTCCAGCAGGTGAATATCTGCGCATTTGCTTTGCGAAGCCTGCAGCTGCTAGCGGAGCTGCGTAGACGCTGCACGAAGCATCCTCCAGCAGACGGCAACCCAGCGCTACACCTTCCTGACGGATGCTGGTGGAAGCAGGTCTGCGACACAGGCTCGCCGGCGTGCACGGGACCCCGCGGGGGGACGCACCTGAGCGTTTGCTGTGAGACAGCACGGACCCCTCTTGTTGTCTGGCTCAGCTCAGTCCGGGAGGTTGACCTCACGCTGTGTTGAACTGGCCAGCAGCAGCTAACGCGGCTAACAGGAGCTGCACATGACAGTTGATGCAAAAAAGGCGAAAATGCACATGCACCGCACACAAGCGGGGGAGCAGGTGGAGACCTTACCTTCCTTCTTCAGGGGGACTGGAGCCTGGGACTCCTCCTTCTTGTCCAGCAGCGGgttctttctgtccttctgtgACTCCTTCTTCGGCTGCTTGGCGGCTTGAGCCGCGGTCTTGGTGGACCCAGCGGCGGCCCCCtccttcttcttgttttcagcagctttcaggATCTCGAACGGGTCGGACTCATCGTCCAATAACTGGTCGAACCGGTTGGTTACGACGCAGCCGAAGCCTTCCTGCAGGTGTCCGGGCATGATGGCGCCCCTTCAGCGGGATTCACCTCCGATTCTACGAGGCTTGATGCGAACAATTCGCTGGATGCTGCCACAAGATGGCTGGGAGAGCTACCCCTTCTCTTCCGGTGCGAGCACCATCCGGGACATCGCGCGGCGCGCACCAATCTGAACACACGGTGGCcgcaatgtttttatttacattatgtaACGATGTGCGCTCATGTCCTCCAAGAATAATCCGGGTTTTAATGTCTGAGAGGATGTCACATGCCTCTTATTAGGCTGGAGAgatctgtggctgcagaaaaccagcatgtgcatgcatgttaaTATTCAATGGTAAAAATGAACATATTTATTCAACCCCAGAATCAAACACCAATATAAGTATTTGTTCACATTCTGATGATCCTGGACAGTTACTGCCATTAGAAACTCAGTAAGATCTCACTGGAGTGTGCAGCTGTGACTCTGTGCTGATGCCACAGACACGCGTATTGCAAGATTAAGTGGGATTTGTGGGtttataaaaagcagcaaatgttgtgtttggggCCAGTGGTGGCATGTTGAGTAACAGCTGGTGGTAACATATCTGCCCTCTGTACAGTCAGCCCTCCAGCACACTGAGGAGGCTGTCACACTGAGGGAAGATCAGTTCAGACACTCCTTCATACAACCTGAGGGGTGTATTTCCACTCATGGATGTCAAGCATGAAACCTGTTCAGGCCCGGCTTGTTAACGTGAGGTCAGTCTGACAATGTGCCGCTGAGGAGAGCAAAGATTTCTTCTTTAAACACTAAAAGATGAAGTCTGGTTTGGCAGTGCAAAGATGAACAACACTTGAAATCATCAATACAAGCTGTCAATAATCAGAACACGAGCATGTTAAGTCTCATGGAGATATTGATTATTTTAGCATTATGTCTGTAACTGATAAGAAGACTTTAGGACGAAGTGGAAATATGTCTTTCTCCTGAAAGAGAAACTGAGACAAATGTCTTTTTAGTGAAGGACAAACTTTAATTTGTCTGTAATCCAGGACAAAAAGACTGGAGGTGGATTTAAACGGTTTATATTTATCACTCAAGAATTAATTAAAAACCTAACATGATTCTGTTATGGTTGGGTAAAAAGACTGATTTCTCCAgtaatcaaaataaaaaaagaaaggtcaGTCAGAGATTCTCATGTTTTACCCAGTTGAATATGCTGCTGACTCCTCAGCATGCAGGGAGTTTTTATTGCATACACTGGAAACACGTGTGCATATAGACCTTAATAACAACTCCTGTGTTAAAATCAGTTGGATGACAGCTCAGCTGACTTAGCATCAATGTCGTTTCACAGAAGGATTTTTTCATTACTGAACACTGAAATAGGAATAAACCTTCCTTTAACATGATCTTTTGTTCCCTTTGAATATCTGATGACTCCACCCTGTGCACCTGTGTCACAACAGTAGtacaacagtcagtgttttctctaGTGTTGAGCAGAAAAAGTAGAAAGTACCATAGAATTTCAATAATGCTGTACAAGCACACTCAGAAgtgtacttaaatacagttgCTACTTGAGTAAACGTACTTCATTACTTCCCACCACTCTTTTCCAGCCCACCTTGTGGTTAAAATAATCCCACTAACCTCGAGTCACAGCGCCTGACGACATGGACGAGGGTTTAAACAAGATGACTTCAGAGCACAGCGTGACTGTAACTGAACCACAGGCTGCATCTCTCAGCACGTCACTATGTTTAACAAATAACTAGCAGCGTTGAGGCATATTGGTTTAACtcacaataaaaaagaaaaacattctgaggagctgctgcttgatgggtattttctcctctttccccttCGGTTGCTGTGATAAAATAACAGATGTTTAATTGTTTCTGAATTTAAGTCAACTTCAAACAGAAAAGGCAAATAACTTGCAAATCAGAGTGGGAGCAGTGCACATGTGTCAGGAACAGTGAAAGCCAGCCAGCCACACACAATTTAAGGAAGACATCAGTGAACATAGCTTGTGTTAAAGAGGTTGTGAAAGGATGAGTTGTATTACGGTTCACTGTTTCGAACGTCACTCTCCTGAATCAACTGAAACCGGTTTGGCAGATTACAGACCTGTAGAGctgttcagtttatttaaacAAGCCATCACAGTCGGCTAACTGTGCACACGATGTATGATTTCTGTTCAAAGAAGCCACTGATGACAGCTGATGGTAGCGTTGGTGGTCGGCAAATGGAAAGCTGTAAGGGAGGAAGCCTCTTGTACAAGAAACATGATCCAGCTATCAGATGaagacacacaggcaggcagcaAATTCTATATTACAACAGGAAagcattaaaatatatatatatatatatatatatatatatatatatatatatatatatatatatatatatatatatatatatatatatatatatataaatatatatataaatatatatagttgttcaatatgaaaatgtgaaaaacagaaaaaaaaacccacaaagacacataactCAACAGTACAATTggcaaaaatgaaattaataagAGCACTGTTATTGTTCTTCATCACAAACTGCACATGGTTCATTTACAAGAGCAAAAACCTTCCATTACCGGAGACCATTAGCTGCCTTGTCGGCATTACTCTCAGTTTCCCCCCTGATTACTTTCTCAAGTTCAAGAAGTTTTGAATAGAAGACTTCACACATTCCTTCATCGATGTCCATCTGAAACGagagcaaaaacacagacaatctGATATTATATATAAACAAAGCAGCTTAGGGAGCAGATGAGTGATCCCAGTCTTGCTCGTGGATCTTTTAATTTCTCTAAGCAGCATGATTCTGAggttcacacacagcagacgtGAGCAGTATGATGCCTATGAAAGTAATGGTCTCTGGTTCCTCACCTGTCGAGGCTGAGTGTAGTTTGTTCCAAGTCCTGATGTTAAACTGTGATACTTTGATCTTGGATCCAGAGACTCTGGCTTTTGGAGAAACAGCCAGTGCTGTGAAGAGCCAGAGCAGGGCTTCATGATTACAGTGCATTCATTGTAAAGATGTGAATCCTTGACTTGTTTTCATAAAGACAGCGATAGAGCAGGTTTGGAGACATACCAGCGCCTCTGCTCCGTTGTACGCCGTAAGTGTGAACGTGTTGGTGAAGATCCGAATCTGTTCAGCACACACAGGACATATGTCACGATAACATGAGACAGTTTATACGCAACTCCAATCAAGTTTCACACGGAGGAAGGGAATTAAAAACAGACGTCACTCACCAGCCACATGATGGGCATGATGAGAGTCCAGAAGCAGGAGGGGAGGATACCGTAGGTCAGATTAGTCATCACCAGTCCTGGACAGACTACAGAGGAGAACAGCCCCTgtgacaaagaggaggaaacactTACTTAACAAAACAGATGAGTATTTAATCAAATTATAAGTTTTTCAACTCAGGCTTCGTATCAACAGGCTTCTATCAATCATGATAATGAGGAGGATGAGCATACAGATGGACAGTGCAGAAGGGCGATAATGATGCAGTAGAGGTGTGaatttaaatagatttttttaggatttttttttaacgctGTAAAAATTGGTCACTAGTGGGATTTATTCAGGAAATCCAAGCTTTATTCAAGCTGAATATAGCGTCCGTTGTGTGTGAGCGACATAATTTTTACGGCCGCCTGTCAAGCCTGTCTGATAAAACTGATTTTGGGTGGATTGTCAAACATTAGACAACATTAGGAGAGATGACATGCCTCGAGATTGGCGCCAGGACTTGTGAAAATGAGCTGTCGAGCCATGTATGGTGTACCCAATCTTTTCTAATTTATTAAAGCCAAAAACATCTGAGATCCACCATGTGTGGGACAGAGGACTCCTTTCACTCAAGAAGGATCCTGCGCCTTGCAATCACTGTAATGACTGCCACCAATTCTCTGCCATGTCTCAGAAAGGTGACATCGAGAACACTGAACCTTGAGACCATGGAGGAAGGTTCCAAGGAAGCCTGCACTATATTCGAAATGATTTTAAATACAGACCAGCAATATGAATGTAAGGCAGGGCAGGGCCAGAAAGTATGCATACGGGTAAACGAGGGGGAAAATCTGGGTATGTCCTCACCCAGACCCTCAGAGTATCAGGCCTTAAAGGCAGGGTGAGAGAGCAGATATTACACCTTTAAAGTTAGTGGGGATCAATGCGAGGAGTACACCTACAGGGGTTTCAGGAGGGAGATGAAGTCATGAGATggcaaaaagctaaaaaaaattgGATCTTGGAAAGTCATACTTTTCCACTTTGTGCAGGAAGGAGGCAAATGCGCAGCTGACCGCAAGCAAGCAACAGGTAATCTTCACACTGTGTGACAGACACACCTGGCTGTTCTTGTGTCTGTTGAGTGCCACGCTGAGCATGTCTGATGCGTACTTGGAGGAGCTGTAGGGCTCCGTCCCATTTCTGTGCTGGATGTCCTCCATGCTGAAGGCAGAGCGGCGAGCGTTACTCGAGGAGGTCCACACTACTCTGGACATGTGACCTGTCTCACACAGCAGAGGCTCCAGCTCCCTGATCTAGACCAGAGATGAGGACATCAGTTCCACGGGCAAAACACATGAGTAATGACAGGAATTAAACTACAATGTCACAGATGGGAAAAAACATTTAAGCTACACTGCATTAAGAAGTTGCAGATCTGATTAAGCCTTGGAAGCTATCATAGAGCATAACAGCTGCCTCATTATATTCTACATACTGTTGTTCTATGATAAATTATGGATTGAGGCTATTTCTCAGTTTAAAAGCTACAATATACTACCATTAGCAGCaggaacatttatttattacaaaacttgctgcttcatttaaataaaagaaagagcaaaatcTTAGCTCTAAGATTTGACCTTTTATGTTGAAAGATTGGGTGATATGACAATATCAGACGGAAATTTGCCAAAAACAGCcatctgtgtttgcttctttcATTAAGTTTCTCAACTGTTTTTTCATAAAATATACTTTATCACAATGTTTCTCtcacaaaataacattaaatacaCAGAATTTTATCCATATCAACCATTGCTAACAGTATTGTTTTTAACAAATATGTCTGCCACCACATGCAGGTACTACAACACTATGTCACAGCAACATACAACACTGGGGACTATATATATACTATGTCAAAAGGAATTTGTTATCGTCTTTTAcattcatgtatgtgtgcatagTGTACCAGGAGAAAGTGACCGAACAGGTTGGTGGCAAAAACTTCCTGCAGACCATCAGAGTTGAGGAGGTCCTGTTGAGTTAAGAGACCCTCTGCTGTCGCAAACATGTTGACGACATTCCTGCAGTGAGAGGGTACGCTatcacacaacagcacagacagtgGACAAGTTGCACTGGCACACAGCCACCAAGCTTTAAACTGATatgatattaaaataaaaaggcacAAGTCAAAGCAAAGCTGGTTAGGAAGTGGCTTTGGAAGTTTACCTGGAGAAAAGACCCTTGAAAAAAGCTTTGACATTCACTTGTGGATTGGGCATAATTCCTGCATTTAGATACAGAAAGTCAATTCTGTTGTatctgtggaaaaacaaatgcattaatCAATCTGAATAGTTGTGAGAAAGGGGAGCTCTAAAGCAGTGTATCCACAGCGTCAGGACGTGACTGTGTGGTGGTATCAGTACCTGGCCTTGACCTCCTGAGCAGCAGTGAGCACTGACTGCACAGAGCCCACATCAAGGTGCAGTAAGTCCACATGAGCGTCGGTGTGAGAGGTCAGGAGGGCGGAGCGGGCGGCTTCGGCCCGCTGCATGTTTCTGCAGGCTAGACACAACCGAAGCTGGCTGTCCTCCGTCAGCAGCCTTTCACACAGGGCCAGGCCAATGCCGCTGCACAAAGTGACAGAtagcagacaaacacaagcatgtAAACAAACGTCACTAAGAAACTGTGTGATCATCAGATTTACTGAGTAAATCAACTGTTTGTAAAAGATTGTAAACATCAGTTTGCCAGTCAACATTTTTACAATGTAGAGGATAATAAGAACCTTTTTACTCTGTAAATCACATAATTTTAATGCAGATATCCCAGGCCAGCTGTGCTCTGGATGAACACACAAAGACCAAGTCAGCGCCAGTCGGACTCAAGTATACTTTGAGCGTGAAAATTACAACATTTGtattaaatggaaaaactgaaagaCTTGTGCTTTATActtcctgaaaaacaaatgtttcaacACAGGAACTCATGAATGAGGATGAATGGAAGCGgagggaacagctagcctggctctctcaactgttaaaaaaaattcaagtgAACGCCTCTCTCTAattgacatgtttgtttaatgcGTAGACAAAAACAAACGTATGGTGGACAAACATGTACGTGACACTTTCTCAAACAACACATATTTGCCATTTCTGTACTGTAAATTTGTGTCACTTACGAGTTAACATACACCAATACTATAATATTAGCCAGAGGCTAATATCGGCTGATGCATCGAACGGGCCAATTTATCACTCGgtattaaaactgaaatatacattttaatcTTTGTATTGTGAAATGTCTGACCCACCGtatataaaaaacattaaagctaTCACTGAAGCTACGAGttaacacacagactcactgtTGTTGTCAGTTAGCAACGCGACAAACTGTCTATTCACAGTAAAAACGCAGTTTCAGCGGACCCACCTGTTGGCGCCGGTTACAATGACAACTTTCTCCATGTCTGGCCGGAGTGTGCAGCGGCTGTAGGTGAACTCAGAACCGGGATAAGGTCTCTAACCTGTCGTGAAATCACCTTAACGGTGGACGGCCCATCGCCCGATTCATCGTAAAGAACCCAGCCTATATGCACGAGCAAATATGTGGTGTGACTACGCCCCAGCAAACAACTGGCCAATCAGCGTCCATTACGGAGAGCGAGGAGGCCCTAAACAGTAAAAGAGCGCAACGATTGAACGTCTCACTATAAACGTAATGCAAGCTGTAAAGCAAGGAAAGAATGACAAGCAGTGCTcaatattactttttctttatttacagggATCTTTGGTTTGACAGCTATTAATAGGGAAATACtcaacaataaaaatgttatttatttctgcaaagGGACATAAACAAGTATATAAAACATGTCAAGAACTGCTGCAGGGtaaaaaacactgtcacaccGACAACAGTTATCATAATGCCATATGCTCAAAAATAGAAACATTCATAAAACACAACTGTACTGACATTCTCTAATAAATGTGCAATAGAATTAGATGCATGTatggaaaagaaataaaaatattcacaatTGTGTTTCAAAACCTAGAATTACCACGAAGTACTCTATAAATAGACATAGCATAGGAAATTAAAGGAaattaataaatacacagaGGTGTGAATAGTGCTACTTTGCATGATATCTACAATATAAGACTCTGTTCAAGTGTATACCTTCTCCTTAGTTCTTAATATTTACAGCACCACTGTGGCaagcaagcaaaaaaagaatgaaaaacatgtttctgactCCAAGTTCATTCCACATTAACC includes:
- the serbp1b gene encoding plasminogen activator inhibitor 1 RNA-binding protein isoform X1, which codes for MPGHLQEGFGCVVTNRFDQLLDDESDPFEILKAAENKKKEGAAAGSTKTAAQAAKQPKKESQKDRKNPLLDKKEESQAPVPLKKEGIRRVGRRPDQQGQPGSQHQGGQGEGRTGDKRPDRRPPRERRFEKPNEDKPEGGGEFSTDKPSGDRPPRGRGGGRGGRGGRGRGMGRGDGFDSRGKRDFDRHSGSDKSNLKSEEKRSGSGSNNWGNVKDEVSEAEQTAAPETAPEGEENAPAGSENKENEVEEVKNEGPKEMTLDEWKAMQDKERTKVEFNIRKPNEGADSQWKKGYVLHKSKSEDRPVGALIDAAETEADTHTLYHKQANPDESGDHHFRKPANDITSQLEINFGDLGRPGRGRGGARGGRGGRGGGGSRTARGGGRSEKASGVSVPNVDDPEAFPALA
- the serbp1b gene encoding plasminogen activator inhibitor 1 RNA-binding protein isoform X2; protein product: MPGHLQEGFGCVVTNRFDQLLDDESDPFEILKAAENKKKEGAAAGSTKTAAQAAKQPKKESQKDRKNPLLDKKEESQAPVPLKKEGIRRVGRRPDQQGQPGSQHQGGQGEGRTGDKRPDRRPPRERRFEKPNEDKPEGGGEFSTDKPSGDRPPRGRGGGRGGRGGRGRGMGRGDGFDSRGKRDFDRHSGSDKSNLKSEEKRSGSGSNNWGNVKDEVSEAEQTAAPETAPEGEENAPAGSENKENEVEEVKNEGPKEMTLDEWKAMQDKERTKVEFNIRKPNEGADSQWKKGYVLHKSKSEDRPVGALIDAAETEADTHTLYHKANPDESGDHHFRKPANDITSQLEINFGDLGRPGRGRGGARGGRGGRGGGGSRTARGGGRSEKASGVSVPNVDDPEAFPALA
- the LOC121615393 gene encoding 3-keto-steroid reductase/17-beta-hydroxysteroid dehydrogenase 7-like, with amino-acid sequence MEKVVIVTGANSGIGLALCERLLTEDSQLRLCLACRNMQRAEAARSALLTSHTDAHVDLLHLDVGSVQSVLTAAQEVKARYNRIDFLYLNAGIMPNPQVNVKAFFKGLFSRNVVNMFATAEGLLTQQDLLNSDGLQEVFATNLFGHFLLIRELEPLLCETGHMSRVVWTSSSNARRSAFSMEDIQHRNGTEPYSSSKYASDMLSVALNRHKNSQGLFSSVVCPGLVMTNLTYGILPSCFWTLIMPIMWLIRIFTNTFTLTAYNGAEALHWLFLQKPESLDPRSKYHSLTSGLGTNYTQPRQMDIDEGMCEVFYSKLLELEKVIRGETESNADKAANGLR